A window of the Eulemur rufifrons isolate Redbay chromosome 6, OSU_ERuf_1, whole genome shotgun sequence genome harbors these coding sequences:
- the DCUN1D5 gene encoding DCN1-like protein 5 isoform X2, producing the protein MEKFCEDIGVEPENIIMLVLAWKLEAESMGFFTKEEWLKGMTSLQCDCTEKLQNKFDFLRSQLNDISSFKNIYRYAFDFARDKDQRSLDIDTAKSMLALLLGRTWPLFSVFYQYLEQSKYRVMNKDQWYNVLEFSRTVHADLSNYDEDGAWPVLLDEFVEWQKVRQTS; encoded by the exons atggaaaaatttTGTGAAGACATTGGTGTTGAACctgaaaat ATTATTATGTTAGTTTTAGCGTGGAAATTGGAGGCTGAAAGCATGGGATTTTTTACCAAGGAAGAATGGTTAAAGGGAATGACTTCATTACa gtGTGACTGCACAGAAAAGTTACAGAACAAATTTGACTTTTTACGCTCACAGTTAAATGATATTTCATCGTTTAAAAATATCTACAGATACGCCTTTGATTTTGCAAGG GATAAAGATCAGAGAAGCCTTGATATTGATACTGCTAAATCTATGTTAGCTCTTCTGCTTGGGAGGACATGGCCACTGTTTTCAGTATTTTACCAGTACCTGGAG CAATCGAAGTATCGTGTTATGAACAAAGATCAGTGGTACAATGTATTAGAATTTAGCAGAACAGTTCATGCCGATCTTAGTAACTACGATGAAGATGGTGCTT GGCCTGTTCTTCTTGATGAATTTGTTGAGTGGCAAAAAGTCCGTCAAACATCATAG
- the DCUN1D5 gene encoding DCN1-like protein 5 isoform X1, with protein MPVKKKRKSPGVAAAVAEDGGLKKCKISSYCRSQPPARLISGEEHFSSKKCLAWFYEYAGPDEVVGPEGMEKFCEDIGVEPENIIMLVLAWKLEAESMGFFTKEEWLKGMTSLQCDCTEKLQNKFDFLRSQLNDISSFKNIYRYAFDFARDKDQRSLDIDTAKSMLALLLGRTWPLFSVFYQYLEQSKYRVMNKDQWYNVLEFSRTVHADLSNYDEDGAWPVLLDEFVEWQKVRQTS; from the exons ATGCcggtgaagaagaaaagaaaatcccctGGGGTGGCAGCAGCAGTAGCGGAAGACGGAGGCCTCAAAAAGTGTAAAATCTCCAG CTATTGCAGATCCCAACCCCCTGCTAGACTAATAAGTGGAGAGGAACATTTTTCAAGCAAGAAGTGCCTGGCTTGGTTTTATGAGTATGCAG GTCCTGATGAAGTTGTAGGGccagaaggaatggaaaaatttTGTGAAGACATTGGTGTTGAACctgaaaat ATTATTATGTTAGTTTTAGCGTGGAAATTGGAGGCTGAAAGCATGGGATTTTTTACCAAGGAAGAATGGTTAAAGGGAATGACTTCATTACa gtGTGACTGCACAGAAAAGTTACAGAACAAATTTGACTTTTTACGCTCACAGTTAAATGATATTTCATCGTTTAAAAATATCTACAGATACGCCTTTGATTTTGCAAGG GATAAAGATCAGAGAAGCCTTGATATTGATACTGCTAAATCTATGTTAGCTCTTCTGCTTGGGAGGACATGGCCACTGTTTTCAGTATTTTACCAGTACCTGGAG CAATCGAAGTATCGTGTTATGAACAAAGATCAGTGGTACAATGTATTAGAATTTAGCAGAACAGTTCATGCCGATCTTAGTAACTACGATGAAGATGGTGCTT GGCCTGTTCTTCTTGATGAATTTGTTGAGTGGCAAAAAGTCCGTCAAACATCATAG
- the DCUN1D5 gene encoding DCN1-like protein 5 isoform X3, with protein MCDCTEKLQNKFDFLRSQLNDISSFKNIYRYAFDFARDKDQRSLDIDTAKSMLALLLGRTWPLFSVFYQYLEQSKYRVMNKDQWYNVLEFSRTVHADLSNYDEDGAWPVLLDEFVEWQKVRQTS; from the exons at gtGTGACTGCACAGAAAAGTTACAGAACAAATTTGACTTTTTACGCTCACAGTTAAATGATATTTCATCGTTTAAAAATATCTACAGATACGCCTTTGATTTTGCAAGG GATAAAGATCAGAGAAGCCTTGATATTGATACTGCTAAATCTATGTTAGCTCTTCTGCTTGGGAGGACATGGCCACTGTTTTCAGTATTTTACCAGTACCTGGAG CAATCGAAGTATCGTGTTATGAACAAAGATCAGTGGTACAATGTATTAGAATTTAGCAGAACAGTTCATGCCGATCTTAGTAACTACGATGAAGATGGTGCTT GGCCTGTTCTTCTTGATGAATTTGTTGAGTGGCAAAAAGTCCGTCAAACATCATAG